The window CAAATCAGTAAAGATATACATCCATGAAGTGGTATTAAGTTATAGCCGTAAGAAGTACTGGAACTACTCATTGAGCATAACATCAGAGGATATTATAAGGGCAATATGCCTTGGGATAAACTATTTTAACGGAGTTCCATTGGAACTGGTAATAGACAACCCCAAACAGATGATAATAACCCACAGGAAGGATGGGGTAGTGCGGTATAACGACGACTTCTTAAGATTCTGCGGTCTTTACGGGATAGAACCTTCTCCATGCAGGAATTACAGGGCAAGGACAAAGGGAAAAGTAGAGAGGCCATTTTACTACATACAGGAGCACCTGTTAAGAGGGCTTGAATTAAATGAGATTTCAGAGTTTGATAACAAACTTAACGAATTTATGGAAGGTTATAACCTGCGTTTACACAGCAGTCTGAAAGAGAGTCCTGATAACAGATTTGAGAAAGAGTCTCCAAATTTAAGAGAGATCCCTGTAGTAGAACCTCAGATATTACACAAAAGAGAGACAAGAAAGGTTACGAATGATGGCTATGTATCATTTGAT is drawn from Nitrospirota bacterium and contains these coding sequences:
- a CDS encoding transposase family protein, coding for KSVKIYIHEVVLSYSRKKYWNYSLSITSEDIIRAICLGINYFNGVPLELVIDNPKQMIITHRKDGVVRYNDDFLRFCGLYGIEPSPCRNYRARTKGKVERPFYYIQEHLLRGLELNEISEFDNKLNEFMEGYNLRLHSSLKESPDNRFEKESPNLREIPVVEPQILHKRETRKVTNDGYVSFDGSFYPVPMKRCLSELWVESFLGRIIKIYEPSGELISSFWINPFDKGIRPVHPEHKIINEVYAAKKREIKNALVTRFITLFGSVGEGYIAGLREATGANTYWHLSQILACCEVYTTEVISEVLKECIKVGAYHKNSVLRLLKPYSLKAIPSCLPFSHHGLHVEGVSRPLAFYAGIKEVCHE